In Sedimenticola thiotaurini, the following proteins share a genomic window:
- a CDS encoding flagellar motor protein MotA: protein MSNPRQSLFWMGIYLALVTGVCLLLFVPLQAAFMANPGFNSVIMGALLIGMIINIRHVIVLEPEIRWVTLFRSGEAGISLAESPRLMKPLARHLHGRRKDRFRLSALSLRTVLDGIRARLDESREISRYMIGLLVFLGLLGTFWGLLGTIASVSSVIDGLDVGNRDFGAVFQQLKAGLQQPLQGMGTAFSSSLFGLGGSLVLGFLDILAGHAQNRFFNDLEEWLSGLTQLIDEPGSHPPTEDADNLELRLNQQLREKMEQRNRSDREAPPAPDRMAIDQPDKDDG from the coding sequence ATGAGTAATCCACGTCAATCCCTGTTCTGGATGGGAATCTACCTGGCGCTGGTCACCGGCGTCTGTCTGCTGCTGTTCGTCCCCCTGCAGGCCGCTTTCATGGCCAATCCGGGATTCAACTCGGTGATCATGGGCGCCCTGTTGATCGGTATGATCATCAACATCCGCCATGTCATTGTGCTGGAGCCGGAGATCCGCTGGGTCACCCTGTTCCGTTCCGGGGAGGCGGGAATCTCCCTGGCCGAAAGCCCGCGTCTGATGAAGCCCCTGGCGCGTCATCTGCACGGACGCCGCAAAGATAGATTCAGACTCTCCGCCCTGTCGCTACGCACCGTGCTGGACGGGATTCGCGCCCGCCTCGACGAGTCCCGGGAGATCTCCCGCTACATGATCGGCCTGCTGGTGTTCCTCGGCCTGCTGGGCACCTTCTGGGGTCTGCTTGGCACCATCGCCTCGGTGAGCAGCGTGATCGACGGGCTGGACGTGGGCAACCGGGATTTTGGCGCCGTCTTTCAGCAACTGAAAGCCGGGTTGCAGCAGCCTCTGCAGGGTATGGGTACCGCCTTCAGCTCCTCCCTGTTCGGACTCGGCGGCTCCCTGGTGCTCGGCTTCCTCGACATCCTGGCCGGCCATGCCCAGAACCGTTTCTTCAATGACCTGGAGGAGTGGCTCTCCGGCCTCACCCAGCTGATCGACGAGCCCGGCAGCCACCCACCCACCGAAGATGCCGACAACCTGGAGCTACGCCTCAACCAGCAGTTGCGGGAGAAGATGGAACAGCGCAACCGATCAGACCGGGAAGCGCCGCCGGCGCCTGACCGGATGGCTATCGATCAACCCGACAAAGACGACGGCTGA
- a CDS encoding peptidoglycan-binding protein yields the protein MSAYSRRSRQSINVWPGYVDALAALLMLVIFVLLVFTFAQFMLSQILATQESELGDLEQRLNQLTIELGLEQQKNRALTSNVENLSGMISELTEQRFDLTSQIDQLKESQATDRQQIEQQLLNIASLQQDIDRLRQLRDQLEGEIGKLSANLRQQSDEATQLRDRNKALEARLAEANERTHLAQVEIEERKIRIQALSALVGEQSEALKEQRRLSADAQAEIALLKQRIDGLRSQLEEIGQALALAERQKREQAAEITDLGKRLNVELARRVNELERYRSDFFGQLSSLLKSNPYIQVKGDRFLFQSELLFDSGSAQLGEAGQRQLDELARVLRDVIKIIPEQIDWILRIDGHTDRVPIKSALFASNWELSTARAVSVLRHLAARGISEQRMAATGFAEFHPLNPAHTEAAYRQNRRIEIKLTAR from the coding sequence ATGTCCGCCTACTCACGCCGCTCCCGGCAGAGCATTAACGTCTGGCCAGGCTATGTGGACGCCCTGGCCGCCCTGCTGATGCTGGTGATTTTCGTCCTGCTGGTGTTCACCTTTGCCCAGTTCATGCTGTCCCAGATCCTCGCCACCCAGGAGAGCGAGCTGGGTGATCTGGAACAGCGGCTCAACCAGCTCACCATCGAGCTCGGCCTGGAGCAGCAGAAGAACCGTGCCCTCACCAGCAACGTGGAAAATCTCTCCGGTATGATCAGCGAGCTCACCGAGCAGCGTTTCGACCTGACCAGCCAGATCGACCAACTGAAAGAGAGCCAGGCGACCGATCGCCAACAGATCGAACAGCAGCTGCTCAATATCGCCAGCCTGCAACAGGACATCGACCGGCTGCGGCAACTGCGTGACCAGCTGGAGGGGGAAATTGGCAAACTGAGCGCCAATCTCCGGCAACAGAGCGACGAGGCGACCCAACTGCGCGATCGGAACAAGGCGCTGGAGGCACGCCTGGCCGAGGCCAACGAACGCACCCACCTGGCCCAGGTGGAGATCGAGGAGCGCAAGATTCGTATCCAGGCCCTCAGCGCCCTGGTGGGGGAGCAGTCCGAGGCGCTGAAAGAGCAGCGTCGCCTCTCTGCCGACGCCCAGGCCGAGATCGCCCTGCTCAAACAGCGCATCGACGGACTCCGTTCCCAACTGGAGGAGATCGGCCAGGCACTGGCGCTGGCGGAACGGCAGAAGCGGGAACAGGCGGCCGAGATCACCGATCTGGGCAAACGACTGAACGTGGAGCTGGCGCGGCGGGTCAACGAGCTGGAGCGCTATCGGTCGGATTTTTTCGGCCAGTTAAGCAGCCTGCTGAAATCCAATCCCTACATCCAGGTCAAGGGTGACCGGTTCCTGTTCCAGTCCGAGCTTCTGTTTGATTCGGGATCGGCCCAGCTGGGCGAGGCGGGTCAACGCCAGCTGGACGAACTGGCCCGGGTACTGCGGGATGTGATCAAGATCATCCCCGAACAGATCGACTGGATTCTGCGCATCGACGGGCACACTGACCGGGTACCGATCAAGAGCGCCCTGTTCGCCTCCAACTGGGAGCTCTCCACCGCCCGGGCTGTGTCCGTATTGCGCCACCTGGCGGCGCGGGGTATCTCCGAGCAGCGCATGGCAGCCACCGGTTTCGCCGAGTTCCATCCGCTGAACCCGGCCCATACCGAGGCGGCTTATCGCCAGAACCGCCGGATAGAGATCAAGCTGACCGCCCGCTAG
- a CDS encoding MurR/RpiR family transcriptional regulator, which produces MNQAEVTAQLKAIYEELPRQERLAASFVLEYPREVAVMSMREQSRLAGVPPSTMTRLAKRIGLSGYDALREAFIDTIRAKGNVYESRVPGLVAKNQQGEDSLLRDLIASALSNTESLYQQEIFESITRASKLLGDARTIYCLGMRSSFPVVFHFHHVSSWFTNNVQLIDGAGETGIMSLMHDLGPKDVLLVVSLEPHARRTVTLCRHLAQKKIRIVAITDNASSPFARLANESILVKKTTTSFFDSLTPAFLVTELLIALFAANARIDIHSAVKKTEEQLWEVGEWWSLD; this is translated from the coding sequence ATGAACCAAGCCGAAGTCACTGCCCAACTCAAAGCGATATACGAGGAGCTGCCACGTCAAGAACGTCTGGCAGCCAGCTTTGTTCTGGAATATCCGCGAGAAGTGGCGGTGATGTCGATGCGTGAGCAGTCCCGACTGGCGGGCGTTCCACCTTCCACCATGACCCGCCTTGCAAAGCGGATCGGTTTAAGTGGTTATGACGCCTTGCGGGAAGCATTTATCGATACCATCAGGGCAAAAGGCAATGTATACGAATCCCGTGTGCCTGGCCTGGTGGCAAAGAATCAGCAAGGGGAAGACTCGCTTCTGCGTGACCTGATCGCAAGCGCGCTTTCTAACACGGAATCTCTCTACCAGCAGGAAATATTTGAAAGTATTACCCGGGCCAGCAAGTTACTGGGTGATGCACGCACCATATACTGCCTGGGGATGCGTTCATCTTTTCCCGTCGTATTCCATTTTCACCATGTCAGCTCCTGGTTTACCAATAATGTCCAGCTGATAGATGGTGCCGGTGAGACCGGCATCATGTCCCTTATGCATGACCTGGGACCCAAAGACGTGTTGCTGGTTGTCAGTCTGGAACCCCATGCACGTCGCACGGTTACCCTATGCCGTCATCTTGCCCAGAAAAAAATACGTATTGTCGCCATTACAGATAACGCCAGCTCGCCTTTCGCCCGACTGGCCAATGAAAGCATCCTGGTAAAAAAAACCACCACCTCATTTTTTGACTCCCTGACCCCGGCATTTCTGGTCACGGAACTTCTGATCGCCCTGTTTGCTGCCAACGCACGGATCGATATCCATTCGGCCGTAAAAAAAACCGAAGAGCAGTTATGGGAAGTCGGAGAGTGGTGGAGCCTGGATTAA
- a CDS encoding agmatinase, whose translation MNYKPELLTAPKHGHKSLFYSEYVSDLNTLDRVDIAVLGIPYGSPYTIDEVTNDQTNAPTAVRQATDRAVRSIERYDFDLGGPLMAGQDIRMIDCGDIAGDARALGQHYKAAEAVVRKILQLGGMPLVIGGDHGVPIPVIQALDELGETITLIHIDAHLDWREEVNGVTDGYSSPIRRAAEMSHVGEIWQIGLRANGSARQEEVDAALAYGANLVPAHQLHDEGIESLLERIPDNGHYYITCDADGVDPTIMPAVNGPALGGVTYDQMRKLIQGLVRKGKVVGMDIVEITPKKDLNQITAVTACRFFVNLIGTAVRAGYFNRKKDLK comes from the coding sequence ATGAACTATAAACCTGAACTGTTAACCGCCCCTAAACACGGTCACAAAAGTCTCTTTTATTCCGAGTACGTCAGCGATCTGAATACTCTGGATAGGGTGGATATTGCTGTATTGGGCATCCCCTACGGCTCCCCCTACACAATTGACGAAGTGACTAACGATCAAACCAATGCACCGACCGCTGTACGTCAGGCCACTGATCGTGCGGTGCGCAGCATCGAACGTTACGACTTTGACCTGGGTGGTCCCCTGATGGCGGGTCAGGATATTCGTATGATCGATTGTGGCGACATCGCCGGCGATGCCCGCGCACTCGGACAGCACTATAAAGCAGCCGAAGCGGTCGTCCGCAAAATTCTACAACTCGGTGGCATGCCCCTGGTGATCGGTGGCGACCATGGTGTGCCCATCCCCGTCATACAGGCGTTAGACGAGTTGGGGGAGACCATTACATTGATCCATATCGATGCTCATCTTGACTGGCGTGAGGAGGTCAATGGTGTGACCGATGGTTATTCAAGCCCAATTCGCCGTGCCGCGGAAATGTCCCATGTTGGAGAAATCTGGCAAATCGGTCTACGTGCCAATGGCTCGGCACGCCAGGAAGAGGTGGATGCGGCGCTCGCCTATGGCGCCAACCTGGTCCCCGCTCACCAATTGCATGATGAAGGGATAGAGAGCCTGCTGGAAAGAATCCCGGATAACGGACATTACTATATTACCTGCGACGCCGATGGCGTCGACCCCACCATCATGCCCGCAGTCAATGGCCCTGCCCTTGGGGGCGTTACCTATGATCAGATGCGCAAACTGATTCAAGGCCTGGTCCGGAAAGGAAAGGTGGTCGGTATGGATATCGTCGAGATTACGCCCAAGAAAGACCTGAATCAGATCACTGCTGTCACAGCCTGCCGCTTCTTCGTAAATCTGATTGGCACCGCCGTACGTGCCGGTTATTTCAACAGAAAGAAAGACCTGAAATGA
- a CDS encoding transporter substrate-binding domain-containing protein, with protein sequence MKKQFVLAAILGITASLSSLSANAADLLDTIMQNKVVRIAVPQDYPPYGSVGSDMQPQGIDIDTARLIADKLNVRLQLIPVTGPNRVPYLQSGKADMTISSLGKTEERAKVIDYSIAYAPFFDAVFGKADLDVSTGEELAGKTVAVTRGSMQDDELSQFAPNAVIRRFEDNNSTISSYLSGQTELVAIGTTVTAALKKKDPDLDINLKLILSNAPCYVGLPKGNPKLVAKVNEILREAKADGTIDAISQKWLGAPAGDLPES encoded by the coding sequence ATGAAAAAACAATTTGTACTCGCTGCTATTTTGGGAATCACCGCCTCGCTCTCCAGCCTGTCCGCTAACGCTGCCGATTTGCTGGATACGATTATGCAAAACAAGGTTGTCAGAATTGCTGTACCCCAGGACTATCCACCATACGGCTCTGTCGGCAGCGACATGCAGCCACAGGGTATCGATATCGATACCGCCAGATTGATTGCCGACAAGCTTAACGTAAGACTGCAGTTAATCCCGGTGACCGGCCCGAACCGCGTACCTTATCTGCAGAGCGGTAAGGCCGACATGACCATATCGTCGTTAGGTAAAACCGAAGAGCGGGCCAAAGTGATCGATTACAGCATCGCCTATGCACCGTTCTTCGACGCCGTGTTCGGTAAAGCCGATCTGGATGTCAGTACCGGCGAAGAGCTGGCAGGTAAAACTGTCGCCGTGACCCGCGGTTCAATGCAGGATGATGAGTTGAGTCAATTCGCACCGAATGCGGTGATTCGCCGTTTCGAGGATAACAACAGCACCATCTCTTCCTACCTTTCCGGCCAGACCGAGTTGGTCGCCATCGGTACAACGGTGACGGCGGCACTTAAGAAAAAGGATCCGGACCTGGATATCAACCTGAAACTGATCCTGTCAAATGCCCCCTGTTATGTCGGCCTGCCCAAGGGCAATCCCAAGCTGGTGGCGAAGGTGAACGAAATCCTGCGCGAGGCGAAAGCGGACGGCACCATCGATGCAATTTCACAGAAATGGCTGGGCGCTCCCGCTGGAGATCTTCCTGAATCCTGA
- a CDS encoding MmgE/PrpD family protein, whose translation MSRLATHILAEQATAVSLSGIPDPVRQTACRALIDTFGVALAGSQTPVVRQLVAIPMTEGKAGILGYQQQVSALEAARVNGCAAHALDFDDNCYAGFVHGSAVIVPAALAVAQQCHCDGETLLASIVAGSECQYRLGEALGRTLYDRGWWTTGVLGVMGAAVAASHLLGLDVSRTAHAIAIALSATGGNKSAFGSDAKPVMAGLAAERGVLTAFMAQAGITGPLNTLEHRYGLPRLMNGSDWQPERLDASGWRLLSPGLDIKRLPVCLSSHAAVDAAVALVHKHEITLDEIEMIRCDIPPVVAANLIYTSPCTAQEARFSLQYAVAAALYYGELTLSQLTREPLIPGPLQGLMAKVSMVTSSQWEQPERLKSAPEGADVTIYLKDGQQFSKQVDRARGSASLPLSDTELDEKFLACAQAALSPLQSRRLLKELRAVDSLPSVLELNSTLEIPNHEL comes from the coding sequence ATGTCCCGCCTCGCAACCCATATTCTGGCAGAACAGGCCACGGCAGTTTCACTGTCAGGTATACCGGACCCAGTCCGGCAGACCGCTTGCCGGGCGTTGATCGATACGTTCGGAGTAGCCCTTGCGGGTAGCCAGACGCCGGTTGTCCGGCAACTGGTCGCCATACCGATGACCGAAGGTAAGGCTGGCATCCTGGGATATCAGCAACAAGTCAGCGCCCTTGAAGCGGCCCGTGTAAACGGATGTGCAGCCCACGCCCTGGATTTCGATGATAACTGCTACGCCGGATTTGTACATGGCTCGGCAGTGATTGTTCCTGCGGCTCTGGCGGTTGCCCAGCAGTGCCATTGCGATGGAGAGACTCTGCTGGCCTCTATCGTTGCCGGGAGCGAATGCCAGTACCGTCTCGGTGAAGCCCTGGGACGAACACTCTACGACCGTGGCTGGTGGACGACCGGTGTATTGGGTGTCATGGGTGCTGCGGTGGCTGCTTCGCACCTGCTTGGCTTGGATGTCTCCCGAACAGCCCATGCCATTGCCATCGCCCTGTCAGCCACCGGGGGCAATAAAAGCGCTTTCGGCAGCGATGCCAAGCCGGTGATGGCCGGGTTAGCGGCGGAGCGTGGCGTGCTCACCGCCTTCATGGCGCAAGCCGGTATCACGGGACCGCTGAACACGCTGGAGCATCGATACGGTCTCCCCAGGTTGATGAACGGTTCTGACTGGCAACCAGAACGCCTTGACGCATCTGGCTGGCGCCTACTGTCACCCGGCCTGGATATCAAACGACTCCCGGTCTGCCTGTCATCCCATGCGGCCGTGGATGCTGCCGTGGCACTTGTTCATAAACATGAGATCACACTGGATGAGATTGAAATGATCCGCTGCGATATTCCGCCCGTAGTCGCCGCCAATCTGATCTATACCAGCCCCTGCACAGCGCAGGAGGCCAGGTTCAGCCTCCAGTACGCCGTCGCAGCGGCACTGTACTACGGTGAGCTGACGCTGTCCCAGTTAACACGGGAACCCCTGATACCAGGACCACTCCAGGGCTTGATGGCAAAGGTATCCATGGTGACCAGTTCGCAGTGGGAGCAGCCTGAACGTCTCAAATCCGCACCCGAGGGGGCAGATGTCACCATCTACTTAAAAGATGGCCAACAGTTCTCTAAGCAGGTTGACCGGGCCAGAGGCAGTGCCTCCCTGCCACTTAGCGACACAGAGTTGGATGAGAAGTTTCTGGCCTGTGCACAGGCGGCACTCTCACCGCTCCAGAGCAGACGTTTGCTGAAAGAGTTACGCGCTGTGGACTCCCTCCCATCTGTTTTAGAACTTAATTCGACACTGGAGATTCCAAACCATGAGCTTTGA
- a CDS encoding amino acid ABC transporter permease produces the protein MSFDFLAVLSQWPMLLKGIAITLSMTLAATLFGIALGIACGWGRSHGPRPVRWLIASYVELVRNTPYIIQLFFIFFGLPAVGVQLSALTASVLSLILNLGAYASEITRAGIDSTPRSQIEAAESLALNRWQIFTRIILPPALGRVWPALVSQVIIIMLGSAVCSQISTEELSYSANLIASRSFRNFEAYTIAALVYLVLAIAVRQILNWAGPRLIFRRR, from the coding sequence ATGAGCTTTGATTTTCTGGCGGTGTTAAGCCAATGGCCGATGTTATTGAAAGGGATCGCAATAACATTAAGCATGACATTGGCAGCGACGTTGTTCGGTATTGCCCTGGGCATTGCCTGCGGTTGGGGTCGAAGTCACGGGCCACGCCCGGTGCGTTGGTTGATTGCCTCCTATGTCGAGCTGGTGCGCAACACCCCCTATATCATCCAGTTGTTCTTCATCTTCTTTGGACTGCCCGCTGTCGGTGTTCAGCTCTCTGCCCTGACCGCCAGCGTGCTGTCTCTGATCCTCAATCTTGGAGCCTATGCCAGTGAAATTACCCGGGCCGGGATTGACAGCACACCCCGCAGTCAGATAGAAGCCGCGGAGAGCCTGGCACTGAATCGTTGGCAGATATTCACACGCATAATACTGCCTCCTGCCCTGGGACGGGTCTGGCCGGCGTTAGTCAGCCAGGTGATCATTATCATGCTCGGCTCTGCCGTATGCAGTCAGATTTCCACCGAGGAACTATCGTACAGTGCCAATCTGATCGCCAGTCGCTCATTTCGCAACTTTGAAGCCTACACCATCGCCGCCCTGGTTTACCTGGTGCTGGCCATCGCTGTGCGCCAGATCCTCAATTGGGCAGGTCCGCGCCTCATTTTCCGACGTCGTTGA
- a CDS encoding amino acid ABC transporter permease, with product MIDFSLWDIYRNLLLALRWTIGLSAIAFIGGGVVGGILLILRLSSSRVANFFVRTYVQLFQGTPLLLQLFLVYFGLPMIGIDTSPLLTACLCLTLYASAYLTEIWRGSVESIPRQQWEAAQSLALNFREQLRHIILPQALRIAIAPTVGFLVQAIKNTALASVIGFVELTRSGQIISNATFSPFLVYGSVALFYFFLCFPLSMWSRHLEQRLSRRAHT from the coding sequence ATGATTGATTTTTCACTGTGGGATATCTATCGCAACCTACTGCTGGCACTGCGCTGGACGATAGGCCTGTCTGCAATCGCCTTTATCGGTGGTGGTGTGGTGGGCGGCATCCTGTTGATTCTCCGCCTCTCCAGTTCGCGAGTGGCCAACTTTTTTGTTCGCACCTATGTGCAACTTTTTCAGGGCACTCCCCTGCTGCTGCAACTGTTCCTTGTCTATTTCGGGCTTCCGATGATCGGTATTGATACTTCACCGCTGTTAACCGCCTGTCTCTGTCTGACCCTGTATGCCAGTGCCTATCTGACCGAAATCTGGCGCGGCAGCGTGGAGTCGATTCCCCGCCAGCAATGGGAGGCGGCGCAGAGCCTCGCGCTCAATTTCCGGGAGCAGTTACGCCACATCATTCTGCCACAGGCCTTACGTATTGCCATTGCCCCCACGGTCGGCTTCCTGGTCCAGGCGATTAAAAATACCGCCCTCGCATCGGTGATCGGTTTTGTCGAGTTAACCCGGTCCGGGCAGATAATTTCCAATGCCACTTTTTCGCCATTTCTGGTTTATGGCAGCGTGGCCTTGTTCTATTTCTTTCTGTGCTTTCCACTTTCCATGTGGAGTCGGCACCTTGAACAGCGACTGTCCAGGAGAGCCCATACATGA
- a CDS encoding amino acid ABC transporter ATP-binding protein, protein MTDTADFSLVDIQDLHKRFGENEVLKGINLQIKRQEVVCIIGKSGSGKSTLLRCINGLESFQEGDIRVDGKPAEPDNPNALRELRQNVGMIFQSFNLFPHLTVGKNVMLAPMLVKKLGNSQAERRARHLLERVGLADKFDSWPDSLSGGQQQRVAIARSLAMNPEILLCDEITSALDPELVGEVLQVIESLAQEGMTIIMVTHEMNFARKVSDRVIFMHQGKVHEAGTPETLFTNPQTAELRQFLA, encoded by the coding sequence ATGACAGATACAGCAGATTTTTCCCTGGTCGATATTCAGGACTTACATAAACGGTTTGGTGAAAACGAAGTACTGAAAGGAATCAATCTTCAGATCAAACGACAGGAAGTGGTCTGTATTATCGGCAAAAGTGGTTCAGGCAAAAGTACGTTATTGCGCTGTATTAACGGACTGGAGTCATTTCAGGAAGGGGATATACGGGTAGACGGCAAACCCGCCGAGCCGGATAACCCCAACGCCCTGCGGGAACTGCGTCAGAACGTTGGAATGATATTTCAGAGCTTCAACCTGTTTCCCCATCTTACTGTCGGAAAAAATGTCATGCTCGCGCCCATGCTGGTGAAGAAGCTCGGCAATAGCCAGGCTGAACGGCGGGCTCGACATCTACTTGAACGTGTCGGACTGGCCGACAAATTCGACAGCTGGCCAGACAGCCTGTCAGGCGGGCAGCAGCAGCGTGTTGCCATTGCCCGGTCACTGGCCATGAATCCGGAAATACTACTCTGCGACGAAATCACATCAGCACTGGATCCTGAATTGGTGGGTGAAGTGCTGCAGGTAATTGAGTCGCTCGCCCAGGAGGGCATGACGATCATCATGGTGACCCATGAAATGAATTTTGCCCGAAAGGTCAGTGATCGGGTGATATTTATGCACCAGGGAAAAGTCCATGAAGCAGGTACACCAGAGACGCTTTTCACCAATCCACAAACCGCGGAGCTTCGCCAGTTCCTGGCGTAA
- a CDS encoding RidA family protein, with product MVHTRIRPFNTKDTYPEQNLNNDLCQAVVAGNMVFLRGQIGQDLDTRESIGIGDIAAQTEQAMANIKMLLEECGSNLEEICKITVYLTDVRYRETVYQIMGRWLKGVFPVSTGLMIAHLARPEWDVEIDVIAVKV from the coding sequence ATGGTTCACACACGTATTCGTCCTTTCAACACCAAAGATACCTACCCTGAACAGAACTTGAATAACGATCTCTGTCAGGCTGTAGTCGCGGGAAACATGGTCTTTCTAAGGGGTCAGATCGGGCAGGATCTGGATACCCGCGAATCGATCGGCATCGGAGACATAGCGGCACAGACCGAACAGGCCATGGCCAATATCAAAATGCTGCTGGAAGAGTGCGGTAGCAACCTGGAGGAGATCTGCAAAATAACAGTCTATCTCACCGATGTACGCTACCGCGAAACGGTTTACCAGATCATGGGGCGCTGGCTGAAGGGTGTGTTCCCGGTTTCCACCGGACTCATGATCGCCCATCTCGCCCGACCCGAGTGGGATGTTGAGATTGATGTTATTGCAGTAAAGGTATAA
- the argE gene encoding acetylornithine deacetylase produces MSRSRELLASLISFDTTSRESNLKLIEFVTDYLTQFKVPYELIFNDEKSKANLFATLGPSDCQGIVLSGHTDVVPVDGQHWSTDPFQLTEKEGRLYGRGTADMKGYIACVLAAVPGFLAAPLRMPIHIALSYDEEIGCLGVRSLINELEKRTPKPQLCLIGEPTTLQPVVGHKGKLSMRCDVHGAACHSAYAPEGVNAIEYAADLITQLGRIARDLRDARLCDARFDPPFSTVQTGIVHGGEAINIVPADCYFDYEIRALPTQDPREINQQLEQYAEQRLLPNMRAVNAASSINFSELSSYPGLLTDTRSVAAQLIAQICQSDDFTTVAFGTEGGLYDAIGIPTLICGPGSIEQAHKPDEYISIQQLADCDRMLEHLTLTLRA; encoded by the coding sequence ATGAGCCGCAGCAGAGAGCTACTGGCATCGTTAATCAGTTTTGACACAACCAGTCGGGAATCAAACCTGAAGTTGATCGAGTTTGTAACTGACTACCTTACTCAGTTCAAAGTCCCCTACGAATTGATATTCAATGACGAGAAGAGTAAAGCCAACCTCTTTGCAACCCTGGGGCCGTCTGACTGTCAGGGTATTGTTCTCTCCGGACACACGGATGTGGTACCTGTGGATGGCCAGCACTGGTCGACGGACCCTTTTCAACTTACAGAAAAAGAAGGCAGACTGTACGGCAGAGGTACGGCGGACATGAAGGGCTATATAGCCTGCGTATTGGCCGCAGTACCCGGTTTTTTGGCGGCCCCGCTGCGTATGCCTATCCATATCGCTCTCTCCTACGATGAAGAGATCGGGTGTCTGGGCGTACGCAGCTTAATAAATGAACTGGAGAAACGTACTCCCAAACCGCAGCTCTGTCTCATCGGTGAGCCTACCACGTTACAACCGGTGGTGGGACACAAGGGTAAACTCTCCATGCGCTGTGATGTGCATGGCGCTGCCTGCCATTCTGCCTACGCACCTGAGGGGGTCAATGCGATCGAATATGCCGCTGACCTGATCACTCAACTGGGCCGTATTGCCAGGGACCTGCGGGACGCTCGATTATGTGACGCCCGATTCGACCCACCATTTTCCACCGTGCAGACCGGTATCGTTCATGGAGGAGAAGCTATCAACATCGTGCCAGCCGACTGCTACTTCGATTATGAAATACGCGCCCTGCCCACACAGGACCCCCGAGAGATCAATCAGCAACTGGAACAGTATGCCGAACAGCGGTTATTACCGAATATGCGTGCCGTGAATGCCGCTAGCAGCATCAATTTTTCCGAGCTCTCATCCTACCCTGGGCTCCTGACGGATACCCGCAGCGTCGCTGCTCAGTTGATTGCTCAGATCTGTCAGTCTGATGATTTCACCACCGTAGCCTTCGGTACCGAGGGTGGCCTGTATGATGCTATCGGAATTCCAACACTGATCTGTGGTCCCGGCAGTATCGAACAGGCCCATAAACCCGATGAGTACATCAGCATCCAACAACTCGCAGATTGTGACAGGATGCTGGAACACCTTACCTTGACTCTGCGTGCATAA
- a CDS encoding DUF4405 domain-containing protein: MASQIHKRVVELFPRKLITPVTGALALVIGISGGMLFFHFGEGLVKSAHEWLGMLFVVFMLIHILSNWNAITQHFRQRVARNAALSIVLVTGLFLGSGAVSQTKDPNLVSGALEEAPISLLAVLFKVDEAALIDELGKRGLVIANDGQTIQEAAKRAGVDGHHVIKQLVSSVAVLR, translated from the coding sequence ATGGCAAGTCAAATACACAAGCGCGTGGTTGAGCTGTTTCCGCGCAAACTGATTACACCGGTCACGGGAGCACTGGCGCTGGTCATCGGCATTAGTGGCGGGATGCTCTTTTTCCATTTCGGTGAGGGGCTGGTCAAGTCGGCCCATGAGTGGCTGGGGATGCTGTTTGTGGTGTTCATGCTGATCCACATTCTCTCCAACTGGAATGCCATTACTCAACACTTCAGACAGCGCGTGGCCCGAAACGCGGCCCTATCGATTGTGCTGGTTACCGGGCTTTTCCTGGGCAGTGGAGCTGTCAGCCAGACGAAGGATCCCAACCTGGTATCCGGGGCCCTGGAAGAGGCGCCTATCAGTTTGCTGGCGGTGCTGTTCAAGGTGGATGAAGCGGCGTTGATCGATGAACTCGGCAAGCGGGGACTGGTGATAGCAAATGATGGGCAGACCATACAGGAAGCAGCCAAACGCGCCGGTGTGGATGGGCACCACGTTATCAAGCAGTTGGTCAGTAGTGTGGCGGTTCTCCGGTGA